The following are encoded in a window of Geoanaerobacter pelophilus genomic DNA:
- a CDS encoding ACT domain-containing protein, which produces MKVEQISIFIENKSGRLAEVSRILGEAGVNIRALSLADTSDFGILRLIVNDREQAISVLKGKGFTVSKTEVVAVEVPDQPGGLASILQVLDSGSINVEYMYAFVERCGDNAVIIFRFDETEKAISTLASKGFNMLEGERLYGM; this is translated from the coding sequence ATGAAAGTCGAACAGATCTCAATCTTTATAGAGAACAAGTCTGGCCGGTTGGCTGAAGTGAGCCGAATTCTCGGCGAAGCCGGCGTGAACATTCGAGCGTTATCCCTGGCTGACACCTCAGATTTCGGCATTCTCCGCTTGATTGTCAATGATCGTGAACAAGCAATATCAGTCCTTAAAGGGAAGGGGTTTACCGTAAGCAAGACCGAAGTAGTCGCGGTTGAGGTTCCTGACCAACCGGGCGGACTTGCCAGTATTCTGCAGGTTCTGGACAGCGGCTCCATTAATGTTGAATACATGTATGCCTTTGTAGAGCGGTGCGGCGACAACGCTGTGATCATTTTCCGCTTTGATGAAACGGAAAAGGCCATCAGCACCTTAGCGTCGAAAGGTTTCAATATGCTTGAAGGGGAGCGGCTTTACGGCATGTAA
- a CDS encoding phenylacetate--CoA ligase family protein, protein MPTYYNEEFETLPRQALEALQLKRLQSVIERVYSNVPFYRDSFNKNGVSPANITSLDDLQCLPFTTKQDMRDSYPYALFAAPMEEIVRIHASSGTTGKPTVVGYTLKDIETWTDLMARSFVAAGVHKGDIIHNAYGYGLFTGGLGAHYGAERLGASVIPISGGNTKRQIMIMQDFGSTVLTCTPSYSLFMAEEAGVEGVDFKKLKLRVGIFGAEPWSEEMRREIEEKLNLDAIDIYGLSEIMGPGVAIECIEAKQGLHIWEDHFIPEIINPETGKRLAPGEKGELVITTITKQGIPLIRYRTRDITSLTYDTCKCGRTHARIARMSGRSDDMLIIRGVNVFPSQIESILVGIEGVEPHYLLIVDRKDNLDTLQVQVEVDERLFSDEVKVLQVLSRRIEKEIKDMLGVTCTVKLVEPKTIQRSEGKAKRVVDNRKL, encoded by the coding sequence ATGCCGACTTACTACAATGAAGAATTTGAAACCCTCCCAAGGCAAGCGCTTGAAGCTCTTCAGTTGAAACGGCTTCAATCAGTTATTGAAAGAGTATATTCAAATGTGCCGTTTTATAGGGATTCATTCAATAAGAATGGGGTCAGTCCTGCTAATATAACGTCTCTTGATGATCTGCAGTGTCTTCCATTTACCACGAAACAGGACATGCGCGATTCTTATCCATATGCCCTGTTTGCGGCGCCGATGGAAGAGATCGTCAGAATACATGCTTCAAGCGGCACCACCGGTAAGCCGACTGTCGTCGGCTACACACTCAAGGACATTGAAACCTGGACCGACCTGATGGCTCGTTCGTTTGTTGCGGCCGGTGTCCATAAGGGTGATATTATCCATAACGCTTACGGTTATGGACTCTTTACCGGCGGCCTCGGTGCCCATTACGGCGCAGAAAGACTTGGCGCTTCGGTCATACCGATCTCCGGTGGTAACACCAAGCGACAGATTATGATCATGCAAGATTTTGGGTCTACTGTCCTGACCTGCACCCCTTCCTACTCCTTGTTCATGGCTGAAGAAGCAGGAGTCGAGGGTGTTGATTTCAAAAAACTGAAACTGCGGGTCGGTATTTTTGGCGCTGAGCCGTGGTCTGAAGAAATGCGCCGTGAGATAGAAGAGAAGCTTAATCTTGATGCCATCGATATTTACGGTTTGTCGGAAATTATGGGGCCAGGTGTTGCCATCGAATGCATCGAAGCCAAGCAGGGATTGCATATCTGGGAAGATCATTTCATCCCGGAAATAATCAACCCTGAAACAGGTAAACGTCTCGCGCCTGGAGAAAAGGGTGAACTGGTTATCACGACCATTACCAAACAGGGTATCCCGTTAATCAGGTATCGAACTAGGGACATAACCAGCCTGACCTATGATACCTGCAAATGTGGACGGACCCACGCCCGCATCGCCCGGATGAGTGGACGCTCCGACGACATGCTGATTATCCGCGGGGTCAATGTTTTCCCATCGCAGATTGAATCGATCCTTGTCGGCATAGAAGGGGTTGAGCCGCACTATCTGCTGATAGTTGACCGCAAGGACAACCTCGATACCCTCCAGGTTCAGGTCGAGGTCGATGAGCGATTGTTCTCGGATGAAGTTAAGGTGCTTCAGGTTCTTTCCCGCCGCATCGAAAAAGAGATCAAGGATATGCTCGGTGTTACCTGCACAGTTAAGCTGGTTGAACCTAAAACCATTCAGCGCAGTGAAGGCAAGGCAAAAAGGGTGGTAGACAACAGGAAGCTGTAG
- a CDS encoding indolepyruvate oxidoreductase subunit beta, which yields MSITNILLVGVGGQGILLASEILAEAFMLAGFDVKKSEIHGMSQRGGSVVSHVRFGEKVFSPVVPEGEGDILFGFELLETYRYLPLMKADAKVIANDFRIYPPAVLLGQQTYPDGLVEKMRTIVPDLLLVDGLKLANEAGNPRAANTVLLGAVSGKLDIKEAIWQSAIEKMVPKKALDVNLKAFRIGRSL from the coding sequence ATGAGTATCACCAATATTTTGCTGGTCGGCGTTGGTGGACAGGGGATTCTCCTCGCTTCGGAAATTCTGGCCGAGGCTTTCATGCTCGCCGGATTTGATGTCAAGAAAAGCGAAATTCACGGTATGTCGCAGCGCGGCGGCAGTGTGGTATCTCACGTGCGTTTCGGGGAAAAGGTATTTTCCCCGGTTGTGCCTGAAGGTGAAGGAGACATCCTCTTTGGATTCGAACTGCTTGAGACCTATCGCTATCTGCCCTTGATGAAGGCCGATGCCAAGGTAATCGCTAATGATTTTCGGATCTATCCGCCTGCGGTACTGCTTGGCCAACAGACCTATCCTGACGGCTTGGTCGAAAAAATGCGGACAATCGTGCCGGATCTGCTGCTTGTCGATGGCTTGAAACTCGCCAATGAAGCGGGAAATCCGAGAGCGGCCAACACGGTCCTGCTTGGAGCGGTTTCTGGCAAGCTGGATATAAAGGAAGCAATCTGGCAGAGTGCAATTGAGAAAATGGTGCCGAAGAAGGCGCTTGATGTGAACCTGAAAGCGTTCCGAATCGGGCGATCACTGTAG
- the iorA gene encoding indolepyruvate ferredoxin oxidoreductase subunit alpha, with protein MKKEILSGNEAIARGAFEAGVKVASAYPGTPSTEILENIIHYRSINSSWAPNEKVALEVVIGASFGGARAVACMKHVGVNVAADPLFTLSYTGVGGGLLLVVADDPEMHSSQDEQDSRNYAKFVKVPMLEPADSFECKEFTRLAFELSEQFDTPVMLRSCTRISHGKSIVELGEPVTGLPEPKLVKNPAKLVMLPGNARVRHPLVEERVVNLGRHGDSWEINREEYRSADIGIICAGVTYQYVREALPEASTLKLGMVYPLPKGKIQEFAAKVKRLFVVEELDPFIEEQVKAMGIAVTGKEIISLCGELSPGRIRKAFSDAGIICIPENNPLQTEAIPMRPPNMCPGCPHRGLFYELSRLGAYVTGDIGCYTLGFMPPLNAMDTCVCMGASISNASGIVRALPPEEQRRVVAVIGDSTFLHTGLNSLMEMAWNQSPATVVILDNRITAMTGRQENPASGFTLSGEVAPEVKIPDLCKALGIRHVQIVDPYDLDATFKVLKQEMDRSEPSVVITNRPCCLIKGDGRFKADDVLFVDQDSCTGCRACLRIGCPAIEWQPAPDGKKGKAYIDPLLCTGCTVCQQLCKFDAIGRLK; from the coding sequence TTGAAGAAAGAAATCCTGTCAGGCAACGAGGCCATTGCTCGAGGTGCATTTGAGGCTGGCGTAAAGGTTGCCAGTGCCTACCCCGGAACACCATCGACTGAAATTCTCGAAAACATAATACATTATCGCAGCATTAACTCTTCATGGGCTCCCAACGAGAAGGTCGCCCTGGAAGTGGTTATTGGCGCTTCATTTGGAGGAGCCAGGGCTGTTGCCTGCATGAAGCATGTCGGAGTCAACGTAGCTGCAGACCCGCTTTTTACGCTTTCCTATACCGGCGTCGGCGGTGGTTTGCTTCTGGTAGTCGCCGATGACCCGGAGATGCATTCCTCCCAAGATGAGCAGGACAGCCGCAATTATGCCAAATTCGTCAAGGTTCCGATGCTTGAACCTGCAGACTCCTTTGAGTGCAAGGAGTTTACTCGTCTAGCATTTGAGCTCTCTGAGCAGTTCGATACCCCTGTAATGCTGAGAAGCTGCACCAGGATCTCCCATGGCAAGTCAATTGTCGAGTTGGGCGAACCGGTAACCGGGCTCCCGGAACCGAAACTGGTCAAGAATCCTGCCAAACTTGTAATGCTGCCAGGCAATGCCCGTGTCCGTCACCCATTGGTTGAGGAGCGGGTGGTCAATCTTGGCCGGCATGGCGATTCCTGGGAGATCAACCGGGAAGAGTATCGTTCCGCTGATATAGGCATCATCTGCGCCGGCGTGACTTATCAGTATGTTCGCGAGGCGCTGCCAGAGGCTTCTACCTTGAAGCTGGGGATGGTTTATCCATTACCGAAAGGAAAAATTCAAGAATTTGCCGCTAAAGTTAAAAGACTTTTTGTGGTTGAAGAACTGGACCCGTTTATCGAGGAGCAGGTCAAAGCCATGGGGATTGCCGTTACCGGTAAAGAGATCATTTCTCTTTGCGGCGAGCTCTCACCAGGGCGAATCCGCAAGGCTTTTAGCGATGCCGGGATAATATGTATTCCTGAAAACAACCCGCTACAGACTGAAGCCATACCTATGCGGCCGCCAAACATGTGCCCAGGTTGTCCTCACCGCGGGCTTTTCTATGAACTGAGCCGATTGGGTGCCTATGTTACCGGCGATATCGGTTGCTACACCCTGGGGTTCATGCCGCCGCTCAACGCAATGGACACCTGTGTCTGCATGGGAGCTTCAATCAGCAATGCGTCCGGCATTGTGCGTGCTCTTCCTCCAGAGGAACAGCGCCGGGTCGTTGCTGTTATTGGCGATTCCACCTTCCTTCATACCGGCTTGAACTCGCTAATGGAGATGGCCTGGAACCAGTCTCCGGCTACGGTAGTAATCCTCGACAACCGGATTACAGCCATGACCGGCAGACAGGAGAACCCAGCCTCAGGATTTACCCTGTCTGGTGAAGTGGCACCGGAAGTCAAGATCCCAGACCTCTGCAAGGCCCTGGGTATTCGTCACGTACAGATAGTTGATCCATATGATCTTGACGCGACCTTTAAGGTTCTCAAGCAAGAGATGGACAGGAGCGAGCCATCAGTAGTAATTACCAACAGACCCTGTTGCTTGATTAAAGGAGATGGTCGTTTCAAGGCAGATGATGTGTTGTTTGTCGATCAAGACTCCTGTACCGGTTGCCGGGCATGCCTCCGTATAGGGTGTCCCGCCATTGAGTGGCAACCCGCTCCAGACGGGAAAAAAGGTAAAGCTTATATCGACCCGCTCCTGTGCACCGGCTGCACTGTCTGTCAGCAGCTTTGCAAGTTCGATGCAATCGGGAGGTTAAAATGA
- a CDS encoding cytochrome-c peroxidase yields MKTTFAVIIAFSMLNNATIGTAADTVSIERGKVLFESTKLGKSGKSCATCHPGGKKLEWAGTFDDEKLEEITNRCIQKALQGQPLKEGSDDLKSLTMYLKTFAGPN; encoded by the coding sequence ATGAAAACTACTTTTGCAGTAATAATCGCCTTCAGCATGCTCAACAATGCTACTATCGGCACTGCAGCTGACACCGTTTCCATTGAACGCGGCAAAGTGCTGTTTGAAAGCACTAAGCTGGGAAAGTCGGGGAAAAGCTGCGCTACTTGTCATCCTGGTGGCAAGAAGTTGGAATGGGCCGGGACATTCGATGATGAAAAACTGGAAGAAATAACAAACCGCTGCATTCAGAAAGCGCTGCAGGGTCAACCCCTTAAAGAGGGATCAGACGATCTTAAATCGCTAACCATGTATCTCAAGACATTTGCCGGGCCAAACTAA
- a CDS encoding Ppx/GppA phosphatase family protein, translating into MSELCAAIDLGTNTARLLIGTCHDGIIDQKFIMRRITRLGGGFSAEIGISTDARNRSLLVMKDFSEKLEEYDIKRLRAVATSAVRDAANGARFCAEVFEETGIQLEVIDGHTEGVLTLNGVFAGLDNVPEQVLVFDVGGGSTEYTLAKGGKPCFSRSLPLGVVRLTEGKQDIPAMSDKIDRELAALMAELQEHGLLGMAKSSITVGTAGTATTLAAISMQMADYDYRKVNNYCLSLKEIESIFAKLLPMTPAERLMVTGMEKGREDLIIAGTLLTIKTLACFGSTMLKVSDFGLLEGALLSVCGYAG; encoded by the coding sequence ATGAGTGAGTTATGCGCTGCAATTGATCTTGGCACCAATACGGCACGTCTCCTAATCGGGACTTGCCACGATGGTATCATCGATCAGAAATTCATTATGCGCAGGATCACCCGGTTGGGTGGCGGGTTTTCAGCGGAGATAGGTATTTCAACTGATGCTCGCAATCGATCTCTCCTGGTAATGAAAGATTTTTCGGAAAAACTTGAAGAATATGACATTAAGCGGTTACGTGCTGTTGCCACCAGTGCGGTTCGCGACGCAGCGAACGGTGCTCGGTTTTGCGCAGAGGTATTTGAGGAAACCGGGATCCAGCTTGAGGTTATTGATGGTCATACCGAAGGTGTTTTAACCTTGAACGGTGTGTTTGCAGGGTTGGATAATGTGCCGGAGCAGGTACTGGTGTTTGACGTTGGTGGAGGAAGCACCGAATATACCCTCGCTAAAGGAGGCAAACCATGTTTCTCAAGAAGTTTGCCGCTTGGCGTAGTGCGTCTCACCGAAGGGAAACAGGATATCCCGGCAATGTCCGATAAGATTGACCGAGAATTGGCAGCACTGATGGCTGAGTTGCAAGAACATGGTTTACTTGGCATGGCAAAGAGCTCAATTACTGTCGGGACTGCTGGCACGGCTACTACTCTGGCGGCGATCAGCATGCAAATGGCTGATTACGATTATCGCAAGGTCAATAATTATTGCCTGAGCCTCAAAGAAATTGAGTCGATTTTTGCCAAGCTGTTGCCGATGACTCCCGCGGAACGTCTCATGGTGACCGGCATGGAGAAGGGGCGCGAGGATCTGATTATCGCCGGAACGCTTCTCACCATAAAGACCTTGGCTTGCTTCGGTTCAACCATGCTCAAGGTCAGTGATTTCGGTCTGCTCGAAGGAGCGCTTCTCTCTGTATGTGGTTATGCGGGCTAA
- a CDS encoding Na/Pi cotransporter family protein: MPYASLWEALGGLGIFILGMKLMSEGLQKVAGEKIRSFLEKLTGTRLSSVFIGSCLSASLQSSSAASILVIGFINAGLLSLYQALAVMLGTGIGTTIAIQFIAFRVSIIAQPLVFIGAVLKFFCRRRRWVYAGDLLLGAGLVFLGLQIMELGFVPFTEKAIGAGLHQVQFPWRLVSVLLGAAISFMLQSGSAAVGVVIALTGSGLVPFDNGFLMVVGEVLGTTLIAAIATISGSSVAKRTVFIYLLINLSAIMLVVLFPNAFRSLIVQITPGGYDPIISPSSIPRLLANSHTLFSVCTMIFFLPLLGFFVRSSKSMLPGGRQKGNDFEACCKFIDSRVLNTPSLAMLQAKNELQRMTEITVSMYDDAIEQFFRFDAKRAIRIRNKEETLDLLQREISSFLVRLSQQPLSTETALSIPTMLTVVNILEHIGDQNEIIVGSLLKKKENKILFSSEAMAELKNLSVRVGDLVHLALLNSESFSESSIADARALKDEIDTLQEFMHNSHIRRLSEGKCTILAGVAYSDIIVSFDKIAEYAFSIIKQAKRLSNE, translated from the coding sequence ATGCCTTACGCATCCCTGTGGGAGGCGCTCGGTGGGTTAGGCATCTTCATCCTCGGCATGAAGTTGATGTCAGAGGGGCTCCAGAAAGTGGCTGGCGAGAAGATTCGCAGCTTTCTGGAGAAGTTGACAGGAACTCGCCTAAGCTCTGTCTTCATCGGGAGCTGCCTATCCGCATCTCTCCAATCCAGCAGTGCCGCTTCAATTCTCGTGATCGGCTTTATAAATGCCGGTCTGTTGTCTCTTTACCAAGCGCTGGCGGTCATGCTTGGTACCGGCATCGGCACCACAATTGCTATCCAGTTTATTGCTTTCCGCGTTTCTATTATAGCCCAACCGCTCGTTTTTATTGGTGCAGTTTTGAAATTCTTTTGCCGTCGCCGGCGATGGGTTTACGCAGGTGACCTTTTGCTCGGTGCGGGTCTAGTTTTTCTTGGCCTGCAAATCATGGAGCTGGGCTTTGTTCCCTTCACCGAAAAAGCCATCGGTGCCGGCTTGCATCAGGTTCAGTTTCCTTGGCGGCTGGTATCCGTATTGCTCGGCGCTGCCATTTCATTTATGCTGCAGTCAGGTAGTGCGGCGGTTGGTGTGGTCATAGCCCTTACCGGCAGCGGTCTGGTCCCGTTCGATAACGGATTTCTCATGGTTGTCGGAGAGGTTCTTGGGACTACGCTTATTGCCGCGATTGCCACTATCAGTGGCAGTTCAGTTGCAAAACGCACGGTATTTATTTACCTGTTAATCAATCTGTCGGCAATTATGTTGGTCGTGCTTTTCCCCAATGCTTTCAGGTCATTGATCGTTCAGATTACTCCTGGAGGCTACGACCCGATTATTTCTCCCTCTTCGATTCCGCGCCTCCTCGCCAACAGCCACACACTTTTCAGTGTCTGCACTATGATTTTCTTCCTGCCGTTGCTTGGCTTTTTTGTCCGTTCCTCGAAAAGCATGCTTCCTGGAGGACGGCAAAAGGGTAACGATTTTGAGGCCTGTTGCAAGTTTATTGACAGTCGTGTGCTAAACACACCGTCTCTGGCAATGCTTCAGGCAAAAAATGAACTGCAGCGAATGACAGAGATCACCGTCTCTATGTATGACGATGCTATTGAACAGTTTTTCCGTTTTGATGCCAAGCGGGCAATCCGTATACGTAACAAGGAAGAGACACTTGATCTTCTGCAGAGAGAGATTTCTTCTTTTCTTGTGCGGCTTTCGCAACAGCCATTATCCACTGAAACGGCGCTGAGCATCCCGACGATGCTTACCGTTGTCAATATCCTGGAACATATTGGCGATCAGAATGAGATAATTGTCGGTTCTCTATTAAAGAAAAAAGAAAACAAGATTCTTTTTTCCAGTGAGGCTATGGCGGAGTTAAAGAATCTCTCTGTGCGGGTTGGCGATCTCGTACACCTTGCCCTGCTTAATTCTGAGAGCTTTTCAGAATCAAGCATTGCGGACGCCCGGGCATTGAAAGACGAAATAGACACTCTGCAGGAGTTTATGCACAACAGCCATATAAGGCGTCTCTCTGAGGGGAAATGCACTATACTGGCAGGTGTCGCCTATAGTGACATCATTGTTTCCTTCGACAAGATTGCGGAGTATGCCTTTTCAATTATCAAGCAGGCAAAGAGGTTGAGTAATGAGTGA
- a CDS encoding lipoprotein gives MKKSLILIVSIFFLSGCASLKVVPEPVQNGIVNEKDNSQSLTNNKITITARSGDVEIASYNLEGNVTSFFIVVDNQTDDELIINNDSFLLIDNDGRQYFPLTPEKVKEIIARDTYYLMPYPYVGFYYLEDYEKSSFYNRFTTDRPYFYEVYPQDIYTKAIPSGSIIPKAKVAGLVYFRIDLEGKKTVALKVYKKETSKSAPADFVFPFKIIK, from the coding sequence ATGAAAAAAAGTCTGATTCTAATAGTTTCAATCTTTTTTCTTTCAGGCTGTGCCTCCCTGAAGGTCGTACCGGAACCTGTCCAGAACGGGATAGTCAACGAGAAAGACAACTCGCAGAGTTTGACTAATAATAAAATCACTATTACCGCCCGGAGTGGCGATGTAGAGATAGCTTCTTACAACCTTGAAGGGAATGTCACTTCATTTTTCATTGTTGTTGATAACCAAACTGATGACGAATTGATAATCAATAATGATTCCTTCCTCCTGATCGACAATGATGGTCGTCAGTACTTTCCTCTAACTCCGGAAAAAGTCAAAGAGATTATAGCGCGAGATACCTATTATCTGATGCCGTATCCTTATGTCGGGTTCTATTATCTGGAAGATTATGAAAAGTCATCCTTCTATAATAGATTCACTACTGATCGGCCATACTTTTATGAAGTATACCCTCAAGACATTTACACAAAAGCTATTCCATCCGGGTCAATAATACCCAAGGCAAAAGTTGCAGGTCTGGTCTATTTTAGAATTGACCTCGAAGGTAAAAAAACTGTTGCCCTCAAAGTTTACAAAAAAGAGACATCTAAATCAGCACCAGCTGATTTTGTATTCCCGTTCAAGATCATAAAGTAA
- a CDS encoding OmpA family protein has protein sequence MPLRQLTPIFLTLLFSVMGLAYVHPALAIPSQSGSTGLVTVPSAETIDAGNLSVGVWGNLASKDAVRTFVLPATITMGMGSFIEVYGAYPNILFNKEENYSDRNSADLGLKVRLYGRRTSNFKIAADGTLQRRISQTPAIDGTTDFGGRLIASYKTDLYGVHAYSGYMTRKLSDDELLYGGALELSLTPRVKVYSEITGIRYKEELSQNGRLEGDVGLQYFLSPYLSLSLSGGKGLSGTNPDWRFIFGLSTSTGLGTYIKAIPKLESELKAEAAKQVVVKPIKIIPISPKLVKAPAPAEAVSKIEVPLDLDKEEVVIRTYGQIILPPQNNETARPFIPPPPVDSATDKEESAPKDSKATKTEAQPPTYGFNVKGESKEPSSATPPKLEEKLVAYRRFRFPDVVGYFQQGQTELTPEAKKQLADLAEQIRTDSAWTYLRIDAYTDSIGSPKYNFDLSLRRAIEVASYLINREGIDSTRIFVRGMGSGKQLADNQSEIGRKMNRRFEILFLQREETR, from the coding sequence ATGCCATTGAGACAGCTAACTCCCATATTTCTCACCTTGTTATTCTCAGTTATGGGACTGGCATACGTACACCCTGCACTGGCAATCCCCTCCCAAAGCGGCTCAACCGGTCTTGTTACTGTCCCGAGTGCCGAAACCATTGATGCAGGAAATCTCAGCGTTGGCGTCTGGGGCAACCTTGCCAGCAAGGATGCAGTCAGGACTTTTGTCCTGCCGGCGACGATAACAATGGGGATGGGCTCTTTCATTGAAGTTTACGGCGCATACCCAAATATCCTTTTCAATAAGGAAGAGAACTATTCAGATCGGAACAGCGCCGACTTGGGCTTGAAAGTCCGTTTGTACGGGAGACGTACCTCTAATTTCAAGATTGCTGCAGATGGTACACTTCAACGGCGCATATCACAAACTCCTGCGATAGACGGCACGACCGATTTTGGAGGTCGCCTGATAGCCTCCTACAAGACAGATCTCTATGGCGTTCATGCCTACAGCGGGTACATGACTCGTAAGTTATCGGATGACGAATTGCTGTATGGCGGGGCATTGGAACTTTCCCTTACCCCTCGTGTCAAGGTGTACTCTGAAATTACCGGCATCAGGTATAAGGAAGAGCTTTCTCAAAACGGACGATTGGAGGGGGATGTCGGATTACAATATTTTTTATCCCCTTATTTAAGCCTGTCTCTTTCTGGGGGCAAAGGGCTGTCCGGCACAAACCCGGACTGGCGGTTTATTTTTGGACTTTCTACTTCAACCGGGTTGGGTACTTATATAAAGGCAATTCCCAAGCTTGAGAGTGAGTTGAAAGCCGAGGCCGCCAAACAGGTAGTTGTCAAGCCGATCAAGATTATACCGATATCTCCAAAACTTGTTAAAGCCCCAGCTCCAGCTGAAGCAGTCAGTAAAATCGAAGTTCCTCTTGACCTGGACAAGGAAGAGGTGGTTATCCGAACATACGGACAGATTATCCTTCCCCCCCAAAACAACGAAACCGCGCGACCTTTTATCCCGCCTCCTCCTGTAGACTCCGCCACTGATAAAGAAGAGAGTGCTCCCAAAGACTCTAAAGCGACCAAAACAGAGGCCCAGCCACCGACATATGGCTTTAACGTAAAAGGTGAATCTAAGGAGCCTTCCTCGGCAACTCCTCCAAAACTAGAGGAAAAGCTTGTTGCCTATCGACGTTTCCGTTTCCCAGATGTCGTCGGTTATTTCCAGCAGGGGCAAACAGAACTTACCCCTGAAGCCAAAAAGCAGCTTGCCGATCTGGCCGAACAGATTCGCACAGACAGCGCCTGGACGTATTTGCGAATTGACGCCTATACCGATTCGATCGGATCACCAAAGTATAATTTTGACCTTTCACTTCGTCGTGCTATTGAGGTAGCAAGCTATCTCATTAATAGGGAAGGGATAGATTCTACCCGTATTTTCGTGAGGGGAATGGGGAGCGGCAAGCAACTGGCTGACAATCAATCCGAGATTGGTCGCAAGATGAATCGAAGGTTTGAAATTCTTTTCCTGCAACGCGAAGAAACTCGATGA
- a CDS encoding integration host factor subunit beta produces MNKSELIETVAAQKGLSYKKAEEIVNTIFDAMTDAMIQGDRIEIRGFGSFVVNDYKAYTGRNPKTGESIAVKPKKLPFFKVGKELKERVDKD; encoded by the coding sequence ATGAACAAATCAGAGCTTATTGAAACCGTTGCTGCTCAAAAGGGGCTTTCCTACAAAAAAGCCGAAGAAATCGTCAATACCATTTTCGATGCAATGACCGACGCCATGATACAGGGAGACCGTATCGAAATCAGGGGATTCGGCAGTTTTGTGGTCAATGACTACAAAGCTTACACCGGGCGAAATCCCAAAACCGGTGAATCGATTGCGGTAAAACCGAAGAAGCTTCCCTTTTTCAAAGTGGGAAAAGAATTGAAAGAACGGGTCGATAAGGATTGA
- a CDS encoding tetratricopeptide repeat protein: MLFNFFKKDFTHYQQRGDRLYEEGRYAEARHEYDEALSLIKPDSPIAASEYLAGRLRATGNQLAQLNMQEAAHALQSGNIEKAIEHAELAMEQAEDDSIRVNAKEFIRKIDLPESPEVPKSHGHSCSSCSGSHHATPATSEISTDFLSHSERYELLIQPLPGDLSVRYRQMGERFAYAYVAVHDERLEEGYRILSELSRDVRSDILEYEIALLDFQSHRLADCEKRLNAALNINQGNPLCHLAMVQLMIETERLPKAVAILQHMIESGHLADDAMLMLGDVLQMLGDGDAALGKYIAALDLPSVAKTAAQKAIPLLEEMGRSADAQALAKRYLKGCC; this comes from the coding sequence GTGCTGTTTAATTTTTTCAAAAAAGATTTCACCCATTACCAGCAGCGTGGTGACCGGTTATATGAGGAAGGCCGCTATGCCGAGGCAAGGCATGAGTATGATGAAGCGTTATCACTTATTAAACCGGATTCCCCGATTGCGGCCAGTGAGTATCTTGCCGGGAGGCTCCGTGCCACAGGCAACCAGCTTGCACAGCTGAATATGCAGGAAGCTGCTCATGCCTTGCAAAGTGGGAATATTGAAAAAGCTATCGAGCATGCGGAACTGGCTATGGAACAGGCAGAAGACGATTCAATCCGGGTAAATGCCAAGGAATTCATTCGAAAAATTGATCTTCCCGAGTCTCCGGAAGTACCTAAGAGTCATGGTCACTCATGCAGTTCCTGTAGTGGATCTCATCATGCAACTCCAGCAACCTCTGAAATATCAACGGATTTTCTGTCTCATTCCGAAAGGTATGAGCTCCTTATCCAACCCCTGCCGGGAGATCTTTCCGTGCGTTACCGTCAGATGGGAGAGAGATTTGCATATGCGTACGTTGCTGTTCATGATGAAAGGCTGGAAGAGGGGTACCGCATTTTATCAGAGCTTTCCCGCGATGTGCGCAGTGACATCCTAGAGTATGAGATCGCATTACTTGATTTTCAGTCTCATCGGTTAGCTGACTGCGAAAAAAGGCTCAATGCAGCGCTAAACATAAACCAAGGTAATCCACTGTGCCATTTAGCAATGGTTCAGTTAATGATTGAAACCGAACGGTTGCCCAAAGCTGTAGCAATTCTACAGCATATGATTGAATCCGGTCATTTGGCTGATGACGCTATGCTCATGTTGGGTGATGTTCTGCAGATGCTTGGCGATGGTGATGCTGCACTTGGCAAATACATCGCCGCACTTGATTTGCCGTCTGTTGCCAAGACTGCTGCCCAGAAAGCTATTCCTCTCCTGGAAGAAATGGGACGATCTGCTGACGCGCAAGCGCTTGCCAAACGTTATCTAAAGGGATGCTGTTAG